From Tachyglossus aculeatus isolate mTacAcu1 unplaced genomic scaffold, mTacAcu1.pri scaffold_307_arrow_ctg1, whole genome shotgun sequence, one genomic window encodes:
- the LOC119923853 gene encoding olfactory receptor 2T33-like, giving the protein MEKENDTVGTDFVLLGLFKHTRAHQVLFALVMMTSVTSLMGNAAIILLILRDSHLHTPMYFLLSQLSLMDLILVFTTNPKMAGDFWYGRNSISLVGCAIQIFIFITLGGGECFLLAAMAYDRFVAICCPLRYPVLMSPRLCLLLVVVSWLLGATDGLVQAGVTMSYRFCRSREVNHFFCEAPALVRLACDDTTVFESVMYVCCVLMLLIPFSVIMGSYGLILGTILRMRSVEAKKKTFTTCSSHLSVVGLFYGTTIYIYMRPSSYDSTDYDKVVSAFYTILTPVLNPLIYSLKNREVLRAVKRAVIDCRFRN; this is encoded by the coding sequence ATGGAGAAGGAGAACGACACTGTAGGGACAGACTTCGTTCTTCTTGGGCTGTTTAAACACACCCGAGCTCACCAAGTCCTCTTCGCCTTGGTTATGATGACCTCCGTCACCTCGTTGATGGGCAATGCAGCCATAATTCTCCTGATCCTCAGAGAttcccacctccacacccccatgtacttcctgctCAGTCAGCTGTCACTCATGGACTTGATACTGGTCTTCACCACCAACCCCAAAATGGCTGGCGACTTCTGGTATGGCAGGAATTCCATCTCCCTCGTCGGATGTGCCATCcaaatcttcatcttcatcaCTCTGGGAGGGGGCGAGTGTTTCCTGTTAGCCGCCATGGCCTACGATCGGTTTGTGGCCATTTGCTGCCCTTTACGCTATCCCGTTCTCATGAGCCCCAGGCTTTGCCTCCTCCTGGTGGTGGTCTCCTGGTTGCTCGGAGCGACAGATGGCTTGGTGCAGGCGGGGGTCACCATGAGCTATCGCTTCTGCCGTTCCCGAGAAGTCAACCATTTTTTCTGTGAAGCCCCTGCTCTGGTGCGCTTGGCCTGCGATGACACTACGGTCTTTGAGTCCGTCATGTACGTTTGCTGCGTCCTGATGCTGCTGATCCCTTTCTCTGTCATCATGGGCTCTTACGGCCTCATTCTGGGGACGATACTCCGTATGAGGTCGGTAGAAGCCAAGAAGAAGACCTTCACCACCTGCTCCTCTCATCTCAGCGTTGTCGGTCTCTTCTACGGGACCACCATCTATATCTACATGAGGCCCAGTTCTTATGACTCAACTGACTATGACAAGGTGGTTTCAGCCTTCTACACTATTCTCACCCCCgtgctgaaccccctcatctacagcctgaagaacagggaGGTACTGCGGGCCGTAAAGAGGGCCGTCATTGATTGCAGGTTCAGGAATTAA